A single genomic interval of Pelorhabdus rhamnosifermentans harbors:
- a CDS encoding CBS domain-containing protein: MKAQDIMKKEVVTVNEHATIREIAQILLDQKISGVPVVDNEENLVGIVTEGDLLHKETNPRIPHFVNILGAIIYYNGVQRYDEDFKKLMAGKACEMMTAKVITVGENADMDEVVKLMIAHGIKRVPVVKDHKILGIVSRADIIRALLG, translated from the coding sequence ATGAAAGCTCAAGACATTATGAAAAAAGAAGTCGTTACTGTGAATGAACACGCGACCATTCGAGAAATCGCCCAGATACTTCTTGATCAAAAAATTTCAGGTGTACCTGTTGTAGACAATGAAGAGAATCTTGTGGGGATTGTCACGGAGGGAGATCTTTTACATAAGGAGACAAATCCCAGAATTCCTCACTTTGTAAATATTTTGGGAGCCATTATTTATTATAATGGCGTACAGCGTTACGATGAAGATTTCAAGAAACTTATGGCTGGAAAGGCCTGCGAAATGATGACAGCCAAAGTGATTACGGTTGGAGAAAATGCTGATATGGATGAAGTCGTGAAGCTGATGATTGCACATGGCATTAAACGAGTACCTGTGGTGAAAGACCATAAGATATTGGGGATCGTTAGTCGTGCCGATATTATAAGAGCATTGCTTGGGTGA
- a CDS encoding efflux RND transporter periplasmic adaptor subunit, with product MKNYWLKHRKIILIVLAIGLALTCILVARLLRPPSNHFAGIHTRPPVTVTVEPVALTDKVIQVNLTGTVEGRKASAAVTTAMSGRIGEVYVTEGQAVKTGQPLVSIKHLISSSSVGKAAFPTDSNDPAAQSRYDSLLQEYNRYQKLYDQGAIPRRKLEESAARLQAAQDALAGTPPPVTTDITQPNTTTDAIPLLASADGVVSALAASPGMDVQTGQQLMLLESGNEVRAGVQLQQKDLYLVHSGTPVEVTVENTTDPILTGQVESIYPGGNQLFRTQIKIDNTSGMLKAGMKITAHINTGTSAFVPTVPATAVFEDQGLHYVYLAVDGKAVRQQVDIGTAIGDLLELTTSLPDQALVITSNMDSLHDGDAIITQ from the coding sequence ATGAAAAATTATTGGCTAAAACATCGAAAAATTATCCTTATCGTATTAGCAATCGGCCTCGCACTTACATGCATTTTAGTTGCCCGTTTGCTTCGCCCGCCATCTAATCATTTTGCAGGCATTCATACACGTCCGCCTGTAACTGTCACTGTGGAACCTGTGGCGCTAACAGACAAAGTAATTCAGGTTAACCTTACCGGTACTGTTGAAGGCCGCAAGGCATCCGCCGCTGTTACTACGGCAATGTCAGGACGTATCGGCGAAGTTTATGTAACAGAAGGCCAGGCAGTCAAAACGGGTCAGCCCCTTGTCAGCATCAAGCATCTTATATCAAGTAGTAGCGTCGGCAAAGCGGCTTTTCCAACAGATAGCAATGACCCCGCAGCACAATCCCGGTATGATAGCCTGCTTCAAGAATACAATCGTTACCAAAAGCTATATGATCAAGGCGCCATTCCACGCCGCAAATTAGAAGAGTCAGCTGCGCGCCTACAAGCAGCACAGGATGCGCTCGCAGGTACGCCGCCACCTGTCACAACAGATATAACACAGCCTAATACAACGACAGATGCTATTCCTCTTCTTGCATCTGCCGATGGTGTCGTATCTGCCTTAGCTGCATCTCCTGGAATGGATGTACAAACAGGCCAGCAACTGATGCTGCTGGAAAGCGGCAATGAAGTCCGTGCTGGCGTACAACTGCAACAAAAAGATCTCTATCTTGTTCATTCAGGAACACCTGTCGAAGTGACCGTTGAAAACACCACTGATCCAATCCTTACAGGTCAAGTAGAAAGCATTTATCCCGGCGGCAATCAGTTATTTCGCACACAAATCAAAATTGACAACACAAGCGGAATGTTAAAAGCCGGCATGAAAATTACAGCTCACATCAATACAGGTACATCAGCCTTTGTGCCTACGGTTCCTGCTACAGCCGTTTTTGAGGATCAAGGACTCCATTATGTGTACCTTGCAGTCGATGGCAAGGCCGTTCGTCAACAAGTCGATATTGGAACAGCCATTGGTGACTTACTTGAACTCACTACCTCTTTGCCTGATCAGGCATTAGTTATCACAAGCAATATGGACAGCCTGCATGATGGCGATGCCATCATCACACAATAA
- a CDS encoding TetR/AcrR family transcriptional regulator, producing the protein MRERIMMGAVEEIREKGMKFTMSALARRVGVSKRSLYEHFESKEALVYSIIEAILEDANKKRLAVIADEQLTYQEKLKKVLTTQSTLFSPLDDKKCIEIKRFFCTRSIKKLDEIFEKQYLIVTDFLELGVKTREIRWVYLPVFEKMIRGTMNEIVDYQFLAENNVSVDKARDYMIDILIYGLIPHESNNIEINN; encoded by the coding sequence ATGAGAGAACGAATTATGATGGGTGCAGTGGAAGAGATTCGCGAAAAAGGAATGAAATTTACGATGAGTGCTTTAGCCCGCCGAGTTGGTGTAAGTAAGCGTTCGCTTTATGAACATTTTGAATCTAAGGAAGCCTTAGTTTATTCAATTATTGAGGCTATATTAGAAGATGCGAACAAAAAAAGATTGGCTGTGATTGCTGATGAGCAATTAACTTATCAGGAAAAACTCAAGAAAGTCCTTACTACACAGTCAACGTTGTTTTCTCCTCTCGATGACAAAAAATGTATTGAAATTAAACGATTTTTTTGTACGCGGTCTATCAAAAAGCTTGATGAAATTTTTGAAAAACAATATTTAATTGTTACGGATTTTCTGGAATTAGGTGTCAAGACGCGAGAAATTCGTTGGGTTTACTTACCGGTATTTGAGAAGATGATTAGAGGTACAATGAATGAAATTGTGGATTATCAGTTTTTAGCTGAGAATAATGTTTCTGTTGATAAAGCCCGCGATTATATGATTGATATCTTAATTTATGGTTTGATTCCTCACGAATCAAATAACATAGAAATCAATAATTAG
- a CDS encoding efflux RND transporter periplasmic adaptor subunit produces the protein MEEILEVEKIAYFNFNRKWYLVCLLLVVLLVSGCGQKPQMGPKTVEVKAMQVIQQDTPITYDFVGQVVAKNEVKVQAKVSGNIVAKMVNGGDFVQQGQSLFEIDNRQTNAALLTARAQLAQSQAALSNSQLDAQRYQQLAAQNAISQQTADQSASAATQNEAAVEANQAKVQQAEADLQDSVIVAPIDGRIDTNDLSIGSFVTAGATTMATLSSIDPVFVQFSMSENEYLKFAQRGNGGSPSEWFGELTLVLSNGTQYPLRGRVTQVDRGMAQDTGTLTIKATFDNPQHMLVPGMFARIVAQGETIPGALLVPERAVQQLLGKSFVTVVGEGDKAESRPVTLGQKVNGYWVVQEGLTAGDRVVVDGTQKAQPGTSLSITMIGPEELQAPAQQ, from the coding sequence ATGGAAGAAATTTTGGAGGTGGAGAAAATAGCTTACTTTAATTTCAATCGAAAATGGTATTTAGTTTGTTTGTTATTAGTTGTACTTTTAGTTAGTGGCTGTGGTCAGAAGCCTCAGATGGGTCCTAAGACAGTAGAAGTGAAGGCCATGCAGGTGATTCAACAGGATACGCCTATTACATATGATTTTGTCGGTCAAGTCGTGGCTAAAAACGAAGTGAAAGTTCAAGCCAAGGTTTCTGGTAACATTGTTGCCAAAATGGTGAATGGCGGAGATTTCGTGCAACAAGGTCAGAGTTTATTTGAAATTGACAATCGTCAAACAAATGCAGCTTTGCTTACGGCGCGTGCTCAACTGGCTCAGTCTCAAGCCGCGTTAAGTAACTCCCAATTAGATGCGCAGCGTTATCAGCAATTAGCCGCGCAAAACGCCATCTCGCAGCAAACAGCGGATCAGTCCGCCTCAGCAGCCACGCAAAATGAGGCAGCTGTAGAAGCCAATCAAGCCAAAGTACAGCAGGCTGAGGCTGATTTACAGGATTCAGTCATCGTGGCACCCATTGATGGCCGAATTGATACGAATGATTTAAGTATTGGCAGTTTTGTAACAGCCGGAGCAACGACGATGGCGACGTTATCATCTATTGATCCTGTTTTTGTACAATTTAGTATGAGTGAAAATGAATATTTGAAATTTGCCCAGCGTGGCAATGGCGGTTCACCAAGTGAATGGTTTGGTGAGCTTACCTTAGTGCTTAGTAATGGGACGCAATATCCCTTGCGTGGCAGAGTAACGCAAGTGGACAGAGGAATGGCACAGGATACAGGGACCTTGACGATTAAGGCAACATTTGATAATCCGCAGCATATGCTTGTTCCAGGCATGTTTGCCCGTATTGTTGCACAAGGTGAAACAATTCCCGGGGCTTTGCTTGTACCTGAGCGTGCTGTGCAGCAATTGTTAGGTAAATCCTTTGTAACAGTTGTCGGTGAAGGGGATAAGGCAGAGTCTCGTCCTGTTACCTTAGGACAAAAGGTCAATGGTTACTGGGTAGTTCAAGAGGGACTGACGGCCGGAGATCGTGTCGTTGTAGACGGAACCCAAAAAGCGCAGCCGGGAACTTCTTTAAGTATAACAATGATTGGACCGGAAGAATTACAGGCTCCGGCTCAACAGTAG